The sequence CGCGCGGACGAAGGACTGGCCCACCGCGCAGGGCACCATCCGCTCCTCCAAGGTGACGTCCCGCGAGGCGCCTCCGCTGCGGCAGGAGTCGAGCTACGACGACGACGCCCCCAAGCCGAAGCCCCAGGTCCTCTACCGCCCGCAGGTCGAGTACACCTACACCGTGGAAGGGCAGACCTATACGGGCACCGCCCTCGGCCGGGACGTGGTGGAGATCAGCAGCCGGGAGCACGCCCAGGCCCACGCCGCGCGCTACGTGCCTCGCAGCCCCGTCACGGTCTTCTATGACCCGGCGGACCCGAGCCAGGCCCTGCTCGAGCCCGGCCTCCAGGCCACTTCCTGGGCCATCCCCGGTGCCGGCGCCGCCTGCCTCATCGTGACCACGGCCTTCTACTTCTTCATCCGCTGGTTCAGCGGCCGCTGACCGCTCTCAATGGGCCATGTAGGGCCGGTGCGTACCTGGAAATCATCCGGAAAAGATCCAGCAACACGCAACCCCTCGCTACATGCCCCCGAGAATGGAACACGTTTCAATTTCCTGACCTGGAGTGTCCCCCATGACCACCAAGAGCCTGCAGGGCTTCAACTTCCGCGGCCTGACCACGGCCTTCAAGCACACTGAGACCGCCAAGCCGCAGAAGAACCAGGTCGCGACTCAGCCGGACAAGAAGAACAGCCACATCGACGAGAAGGGCCGGTACAAGAACAGCTTCGAGACCGGCAGCCAGATCAACAAGAACTACAGCAAGAGCTACTCGCACGGCGACACGAGCGACCTCTTCACCCCCAACGCCAACCAGAGCAAGGCGGGGAAGCTGGCCTCGAAGCTGCCCGGCATGACGCTGGCCGAGGGCTCCTTCGAGAAGAGCGTCGTCGGCTACGGCAAGTCCGGCAGCTTCGGCAGCCCCGGTGGCATCGCCCAGGGTCAGGGCAGCTTCACCGTCGGCGAGCTGTCCGCCAGCGGCAGCGGCAAGGTCTCCTTCGAGGGTGGCGCGCTCAAGGCCGTCGGTGACCTGAAGGCCACCGCCACGCTGCTCCACGCGCAGGGCAGCGCCCGCATCGGCAAGGGCGACTACAACCTGGAGGCCTCGGGTGAGGCGTACGTCGGCGCCCAGGCGAAGGCTCACGGCGAGCTGACCATCGACCCGGCCAAGGGCATCTACGCGGCCAAGGTCGGCGGCGAGGCCTTCGCGGGTGCTCGCGCCGGTGTGGAGGCCCAGGCCAACCTCGGCAAGTTCGGCAGCGTCGGTGGCCGCGCCGAGGCGTGGGCCGGCGTCGGTGCCTCGTTCAACGCGGAGCTCGGCTTCAAGAACGGCCGCCTCAAGGCTCGCTTCGACATCGGTGCCGCCCTCGGCGTGGGCTTCAAGCTGGGCTTCAACGTCGACATCGACCTGAAGGGCATCAAGGACACGGTGAAGAAGGTCATCGAGAAGCCGGTCGAGGTCATCAAGGACATTGGCAAGAGCGTGGGCAACGCGCTCAAGAAGCTGAAGTTCTGGTAGCGCTCCGCCACTAGAACCCACACCCCCCGGGCGCGAGTCGTCCGTGGTGCCAGGCGCACCACGGGCCTCGCGCCCTCTGTTTTCAGGGGCACCCCGTCCCCTGGCATACTCCCGCCATGACCACCCAGAGCATGCAGGCGCTGTTGAAGGCCGGCGAGGTCGACAAGGCCCGGGCACTCGCGGAGAGCGCCCTCAGCAAGAACAAGGACGACCGGGGCGCGCTGCTGACGCTCGCCAAGCTGGCATCGGTGGATGGGGACTGGAATCGCGTGGAGGAGCTCGTCAACCGCGCGACGAAGGGCGGCGTGGAGGACACGGACTCGCGTCTGGTGAGGGCCGCGCTGGCCTCCTCGCGAGGTGACACGAACGCCGCTCGCGCCCTCTACACGCAGGTCATCCGCGAGGCGAAGCCCCCGCGCGCCGAGGCGCACTTCGGCCTGGGCTACCTGCTGGCCGCGGACGAGGACTTCGCGGGTGCGCGCAAGGCCTTCGAGAAGGCGGTGGAGCTGGAGCCGGACGTGGCGGCGTACCGCTTCCACCTGGCCCGCATCCTCCTCGCGCTGGAGGAATTGAAGCTCGCGCTGCCGCACCTGGAGCGGGCTCTGGAGCTCAACCCGGCGTACCCGCCCACCTACGTCATCTGGAGCGTGGTGCTGCAGCAGCTGGGCGAGATGGAGACGGCGGAGAACCTGCTGCGCCAGGGACTGAAGGTGCTGCCGGACAACCCGGAGCTCCTCAACCAGCTCGGCGCCGTGCTTGCGGCGCGCGGCAACGTGCCGGAGGCGCTCGGCATCACCAAGCGGCTGGCCGTGGAGTACCCCGACGACGCGGCGCTGCAGGGCAACCTCGCGCGGATGATGATGGCCACCGGGCGCCGGCAGGATGCGCTGGATGTATGCCGGAGCCTCGCGGCTCGCGGGCTGTCCACGGCGCAGACGAAGTCCATCGAGGCCATGGTGCTCGAGTCCGTCGAGCCGCCGGACATCGCGGGTGCGATTACGGCGTGGCGCGAGGCGATGGACCTGGACCCGGAGGACTGGTCCTCGGCCAACAACCTGGGCAACCTCCTGATG comes from Pyxidicoccus parkwaysis and encodes:
- a CDS encoding DUF3592 domain-containing protein — translated: MKPLLLSVLSTISVVLGVVGLGVLVWGFLRMRQTARTKDWPTAQGTIRSSKVTSREAPPLRQESSYDDDAPKPKPQVLYRPQVEYTYTVEGQTYTGTALGRDVVEISSREHAQAHAARYVPRSPVTVFYDPADPSQALLEPGLQATSWAIPGAGAACLIVTTAFYFFIRWFSGR
- a CDS encoding tetratricopeptide repeat protein: MTTQSMQALLKAGEVDKARALAESALSKNKDDRGALLTLAKLASVDGDWNRVEELVNRATKGGVEDTDSRLVRAALASSRGDTNAARALYTQVIREAKPPRAEAHFGLGYLLAADEDFAGARKAFEKAVELEPDVAAYRFHLARILLALEELKLALPHLERALELNPAYPPTYVIWSVVLQQLGEMETAENLLRQGLKVLPDNPELLNQLGAVLAARGNVPEALGITKRLAVEYPDDAALQGNLARMMMATGRRQDALDVCRSLAARGLSTAQTKSIEAMVLESVEPPDIAGAITAWREAMDLDPEDWSSANNLGNLLMRVEEGDADERLTAAAEILEEALRRAPSRVEPLLNLAVVTARRGDKAKAQALARDVLKKAPASEKDIREQAERLIQTLG